The Proteus sp. ZN5 genome includes the window TTAATGCTAAATGCAGTGCATTGGTTGTCGGAATATCGCCAGATAAATAAAATGAGAGTTTATGAAGGTTAATTTCAGACCAATTAATCATTTCACTGCATTTAAATTTCAGTCGAATAGTTGAACGGCCATCTGGCTCAGTCGTTAAGTTTACAGCGACAATTTTTATTGGATTAAGCGTTAAATCTTGAGTTGTTCGATAATGACAAATCGTTCTTTTAGGGCCAATAGGGCGAGAAAGTACCTCAAATTGAGCAGGAACCTTATCTGCTATTTTCATTTTTTGAATATCTGGGGCCAATTCAATAATTGATAGTGAAGGAATTGTTTGTAGATAGTGAGGCCATAATAAGCTGACAAGACCTTCTGTTAATTCAGGCAAATCATCATCAATTTTTTGTCTTAATTGCCCCATTGAGAAAGCAAAGCCTTCAAATAAGCGCTCAACAAAAGGATCGGGTGTACCTGCTTTATCTAAATCGAGCATTGCAGCTCTATCGGGATGTGCTTGTGCAAACTCTTTGGCAGCTTCTCTAAGATAGCGCATTTCTGCATCAAAATAGCGAAGGGTTAAATCGTCCATTAATTTGATACCTTGATTTGTCGAGTAAAAGATTAGGAATATAAAATCGCAGAGCGAACGGGATCGATAACAGTTAGTTCACTGAGTAGTAGCTCCATTTGTTGTTCTATGTGGGACTTATCTGAGGTGTTACGTTGGATTTTTGCTCGGTAAAGATGAAGTTGTCGTGCTTTCACTTCAAAAATATAGTTAGGCTCCCATTGTGTTAATGACATCGAAAGCGCTTTTTTATCAAGTTCTCGTAATAAGTTTAATGCCAGATCGTGACGAGCAAATTGTTCTGCTACTCGCGCCATAACGAGGTTTAATAACCATTTTTGCCTTGAAGTGCTGATATCAGGACGGTGTTGTAGCCATCTTAATGCAACCTCTATACCTTCATTATCCGCTTGAGTGATAGCTTCAGTTTCTAATGCCAGTATCGGTTCATCTTCAGATTGATGAGAGTAACTATTTGATAACCCTTGCATGGCATCAAAATTTTCTTCCATAACATGTTGTTTGATCCAACTTAATGTTACTTCGTCGGCAAAGGGCGTACCGTCTTCCCATGATAATTTTTCTAAATCAGGAAGGCGGATAAGAAACTGTTTTAAATCGTTTTTTATAATGTCAGACCATGCATTCCAAGGAGCAGGTGATTTACTGAGTGCTTGATAGAGATACCATTGCACATCTAACCAAAAATGATTAACACCTTCTGCAAAAAGCTTATCAGCTTGTTCTGCAAGTTCACCCCAACTTTGTTGTAAATAGAGACGTTTAAGTTGTGCTCTTGCATCAGTTCTTGGGGGAGAAAGGCGAGTGCAACCTTGCTGATCTTGTGGGGGAAGTTGATGAAGCGTGTCCCATCTCACTACTTTCATTAGTCTATGTCCTGCTAACCAGCCGCTAGGTTGATTGCGTAAGTAGTTAGCAAGCATTTTAGATTGATCTAATAATTCACGACCTGATTGTATTGTTTCTATTGGCGTGCTTTGTGATAAAGAAGAAGGCGTTGAAGATGGGCTATAAGTAGATTCATTTCTGCTGATATTTTGTGGTACTAATGAACTTGTGCCACCCGATTGAGCAAGGCGTTTTTCGAGTGCTTGATGTAATCCTGCAAGCTGTGGTCTTTCCGCTTCACTCCATGTTTCAAGCTCCGTTTCAATGGTGGCTAATAAGGCGATAATACGTGAAAACTCATGACGATCGACTTCAGGATAAAGAGATAAGCTATCTAAAACGCGTTGTCCTGATAACCACTCTAAAGCAGATTTTCTACTCGTGGCTCGGCTAGGTAATAGCGTGTCGTGATAGCGAATAAGCAACCCACTTAAAAGCCCTAAAGAATCGGCAAGTCCGTGTTCACCTTCTTTGTGCAAGCGTGCCCAAATATAATAAGTGACAACGCGTACATCTTTGCAGGAATTGAGCAGTAAGTTTTCAGCAAGTAAACAAATTAGCTCAGTATCTGCGCCAGAGAGTTTATTGACTTCTTCTTTCATTCGTTCAAAGTCATCTTCATAACTGGGATCATCACCCACAGGTTGGTTAGGTGTAATGGGTAATAGCCAACGATCCCATAAACTGATTTGTTGTTGAGCAAGTTGTTGCACTTTGTTTTTATCATCAGCAAAGCATGATGAAATTAAGGTATCCAATAAGGACATAGTGAGCGTATTTCCTTTTGAGATAATAGAGAATGTGATTTTTATTTAATCTAAAAAAATCTTTTCTGGTAAAACAAAATTGCGTAGTTGCAAGAGTGCGATTGGACCCTCGCCCATTTCAGTTCTTAAGATGTAATTTAGGGATTGCCCATTTAAGGTTTTCCAACTGACAGAGTAACTACTGGTACTACCGGCATAAGGGGCAATTTTGGCATCTTCCAATAAACGAATAATGCCCCAGACGCCACGATAATCACCATAAATACGTGTCCCTGTGTTGGTGGTGATCCAGCTGAGTGATGCACCAGAGGCAACCGTATCCGCTGGCCAAACAAAGCGTTGCCATTGCGGTTGTTGGTTATCGTAGATCAGTGATTGTCTATCAATCATTAAATGGGTTTGCATAATGTCGGGTGATGTACCTGGACGTAACTCAAAGTAAAGACGCGCCTCACCATTCGCAAAAACCACATCCCCTAGGTAGCTTAATTTATCTAAGGCTTTTAAGAACTCAGGGTTAAAGGTTAAGCCTTGTGTATTTGTGGTATCGGGTACCCAGTGTGTACCTTCTTTATGCAAAACACCGTTAAGATGAGTTTCAAGGAAGCGCTGAATACGACCATTATCAGGGCGTAGATATTGCGCCATTAACGGTAATGAGATTTCACTTTGCGTATTTTTGAGTGGATAGCGACCACCAAATGCCCTATTCCAGTCATTAACCACGGCATTTCGCCATTGAGTGTTGATACCTTGCGAAGTGGGCGCTAATAACTGTTGCCATGCTTGAGACATGGGCTGTACAAGCAATGTATCCCCAAAGCTATTCCACTCTTGCCCAAAGCTTGCTGCAATCAAACTGCCGTAATCTCGAGTTTCTGATAAATCGACGGTCTTTCCTTCAAAAACACTTCGAGCCAATGCTTGAGACATGGCTTGTGGATCAGGGGCATTAACAACTTGTTGAAGTTTTAAGCGAACTCGAGTCACGCGTGTGAGGTAGGCTTGCAGGCTTAACGCATCACTGTTTTGCGCTGAAGATTGAGGATCGGTAAAGGCCAGTATTGGCGCAAAAACAGGCTCTAGAGGGCCGGTAAATTCCGCTTTTTGACTAATAACCGGCTGTTGTTCTTTGTTTAATAAATCTTTGGCTGAGTTAACAAAGGAGTCCGCTAGTTTTTCTTGTTGGCGCCCCGTTTTACCTTGATAAGAAAGTGTATTCATTAAGGCAATAATGGGGGATTGTCTGACATCGCTCATTAAGGTGAGTTGATCAATAGTATCGGAGAGACTTTGTGTTTCTCGCCACTGTAAGCCATTGAGAAAGCTTAACCAACTGCCTGAAAAATCATTAAAATAGCGTTCTGTGAGATTTTGCTGGAGCTTTTCAGGTGAGATATCAATATCGGTCTCTTTTTGTGTGTCACTTAACACCCAATCTATTTCTTCTCGTCTTTCATGAACGGCTTTTTTAATCGCGGGTTCAATCGATTCTTCCCATGCTTTACGCGTAAAAATACCGGGTACGGTTTCAGTGGTACTGAGTAAGAAACTGACATCAGTATCACTGGTCATATCATCTAAGGTCATATCCGCAAAGTTATGCTGTGCTTGTTGTAAGATTTTTTGGTAAAGCGCAGATTCACCATTACGTTGACCAATTTGGCGAATAAGAATAGTTCGGCTTCCGGCAACTAACGTACGATTAGGCTTGATTGTCCATTCATGGTGATAAGGCAATTGAGAGGCATAGAAGGTTAATAATTCTGTTCCTAATGTTTGCCATTCCCCTTCTTTTAATCCGTTATAGTCAGGCCAAATACTTAATGCACTTTCAGTGAAGAATGCAGGGTCAATACGGGAAGGATCACCCATCATCAAATAGGCTTTTAAGGCTTGATATGCGGATTGAGCGCCTTCAATTCGTTCTGCACTTTCAGGTGGGAACTGCATAAACGCGTGAAGATAATTTTCAAGATGTTGTTGGGTTGAATCACGTAATAACGGCAACATGGATTGGCTATAAACCGGCCATAGATGACTAAGCAATGCGTGATTACTGCTTAATCCAAACCGTAACCAAAATGGGACAGAAGTTTTCTCTCGATAGCTTAATAAACCGAGTGTTTGTTGTAAGCCATATTGTGCCTGTAGGCGGGCAAATTCAGATTGATGATTGTCTGTTGCTAACTGCGCTTGTTGCTGACTTTGGGTAATTAATTGGCGATTCATAAAGTAAGAAACAACCATACCAACGCCCCAGAGTGTCATGGCGGTTGCAACGGTATATTGCAAAATACGTTTGGAATTTAAACCTAAAGGTGAGGCTTTTAACTGATAGGGCAGTTGTGAATTTGCTGTAATTAACGCTTTCCAATGGGGATTGGATGTCCACTGATTATTCTTTGATAAAGTTGCAGACACATTATCATAAATAGGTGTACTAAAGAGTACGCCAGCGAATGGCAATGAGCGATAACCCGATAAAAGTGGTGCTAAGTTATTGGCGAGCTTTTCACATCCTTCATGTTGAAGAAAACGCGCTAATGCTAGTAGGTAAGTTTGAGTTGGGTTATGCAAGACAGCGTGTGTGCCTTGTTCCATTAATGCGGGTAAAAGCGTTTTTAAGTCATTAGAAAGCATTTCAGATGTCGCTTTTAAAGGTGCTGAATAAAGAACTGTGGGCGCTTCATTTGTTGTTATTTCACCGTTATTGCTGATATTCCAAAGCCAAATGGGGGCTTGCCAGCGTAACTGACGAAATAGCTGGTGGAAATAACGGCTAGCGGTATCTGTATTGGTCGGATTTAAGTGATTAAATAAGGAATGACCCAGCGGTTGTTGCGATAAGTTATTTTCTGACACCCAAATAACCGCATCGAGCGGACGACGTCGGCGCAGTTGTTTTAAATCTTGGATTAAATTTTCATCAATACTTTGATGGATATCGCCACCATAGATAAGTAACGTTCCATTGTTTTCTTGCCAGATGTCCGTTGTTAGATTGGGAGCCAGTTTTTCGATAGAAGTCGAGGTGCCGATGAGGAGTATGCGTATTAAATTTTTTGAATTACGTTGACCATATTGTTTAAATATATCATCAATAAATGAATTATTTTGTTTGTTTATTTCTGGTAATATTTTTGTGTTATATAAGAAAGGTTTACTGAGTAATGGAATGACTTTTTTCCAACCATAAATAAAAAAAGGAAAAGCTAATAATAAAGCAGCCCAACTGGAAAAAGTAAAAAATACAATTTCTTTAGGTGAGTAGTCTGTTTCTAATATTTCATTACCAAAAAGATAATAAAGTATGCTTAACGTAAAAAGGGATATTGTAAGAACAACAGCATAAATAATAAATAAATCCCGAGTTGAAGAAAGCTTATCATTGATTTTCATCTTTGAGAATAACCCCTGCTATATATTGGTCGTTACAATATCCAGAAATCCATCCACAACTATTAACATCGTTATGCATGCAGTGTAGAGCAGCAAACGAAATAGCGATAAATGGTGATGAGCAAGTACTATCACCGAAGTAATCCTGTACAATATTGTCGGCTGAATAGAGTGATGTTGATAAAAAAGCATAAGATGCTTGAGTATTAATCGATATATTTATTTCTGGTAATTTCTCCATCCCTGAATATTTAATAATTTGAGACGCTAATTCATTAGCATTTTCATTATTTGATATTTCACAACGATGTAAATGATAGGCTTTTTTATCAGAAAGTATTGTCCATAAAAAACCAGTTTCACTTAATTTACCTGCATTGATATCATCAAAAATATTAGAACCGCCAACAAGGTTGTAATGTTCTGACTTATAATGAAGATAGTAGTTATCAATAATGATATCTAAAGAATCGATTGAATCGATAAATATGGTTTTTAATGGTGGTAATATATGATGATCTTTTAGATGCTCAATAAATTTATTTAGACTACCTTGACTACCTTTCCAGTAAACATTATCTATTTTGATATTATCAATATTGTTTTCTTCAGTATTTATAAAGTGATTAGCTAGTAATTTAGCAATCATTTCTTCTCTGTTTTTTTTATCTCCGATGAGTGCTGAACAGGGAATGCACTCTTGCTCCTCCTCTATTATAGAAGATGGAGGTATTGGTTTATCTTTTAAAGCCTGATGCCATTTATATTGGTTTTCACCCAAAGAGCCAATAACAACTGAATTTTTTATTGGTATTGAAGCACTATGGTATAACCACCATTTTTTACTGTCTTCATCAAATTGTTTTTTAAATAACTCATTGTTATGATTGTTTAATACTTTTAAAAATAAATAAATTAAAAATAAGAATGATGAAATAAAGATAGGAATGATAACACTAGAGATTAAAATAAAATATTTATTCTCTACTTTACTATTTGATAAAATAATATTAGTGAAAAAAAGAGAGAAACCAATAAATATCAATAACCACTTTAATAGTTTTTTCCAATTTATCGGTTTGTCTTGGGTAAACTCAGGGTAACGCGGAGGATATCTCACGATATATCTCCTGATCTTTTAGAGATAAAGTTAAAATAAATGGGATTAATGCTAATTTAAGCAATTGATAAGACTTTTTTAGTATCAATAACTTGAGTTAAACTATTTATAACACCTTCTGTTTTTTCAACAATAGATTGAGCTATGGCAATTGATTGTACAGGGCCCGCATTTTTAGTAGGTTTAACATCTTCAGGATTAAGGGGAAGTGCTAATCCTGTTATTGCATTTACTACTTCATATTCCATTGACATAACGCCTAATGTACCTGCAAAAGCACCTAGTGCATTTTTAATGTTTTTTTGCCTCACTACATACGCCATACCACCAATAAATGTGGCTATACCAATTAATTTTCCCGCTATTGCGACAGGTGATAAAAATTTATTTGTTTCACTATCAGCATAGATCATTCTATAACTAAAATAGCTTGCCCAAGGTTCTCTAGATTGTAATGCATCATGCATAAACCAAGCACGAGAATCATGAAATTGGTTATCAAATAAATCTCTTGTTAATAATGCATCAGGATCAGGAGTGTTATTTTCTTTAAATAAAGGAAATCCATAACCTTTTTTATAAATATCATCACCACTTTGTTTCATATGAAAATATTCAGCTTTCTCATCGTCAGTATTTACTAAGCACATTATATTAGTTAATAAATTATCGACAGAAAACTGTTTCCAATTTCTGACTTCTCTTCGTTCATCGTAATAGTCCGCTTTAAATTCTTCAGCACCTTCTCTTAATTGTGTTTTACCTAGCATGGGCTCATAAATACGAGGCCCCATAAGATCTCCTGGTGAAATGGTATCTGTACCTTGTTTTATTTTTTCTTTCTGTTGTTCTTCTATCTTCTCTTTAGTTTTCTCCCATTTTTCTTTATCTTCTTTGATCTTTTCAGTGCCATGCTGTAATGCATTTTTATAAAAATCTTGATTAAAAAGATTCATATCGGCATATCTATCGATACGCCAAGCTGTCATCCATGCCATTTGTTTTTCGACGACTTTTTCTAATGTTGTATTTGCACGGCAAGCATTGAAAGTTTCCGAAAAATGAGTAGTAGTCACTTGAGGTAATTCTAAAGTAATTTTTCGCCATGCGTTAAAGCGTTGAATTAGAATTGGGTTGATTTCAAAAAGTTCATAGATCTTTCTTGTAATACTATTACACATTATTTTCCCATTACTATTTTTAGGTGAGATACCAGTAATATTTAATGGGGCTCCTATTAGAAATGCTGAAAGATAAAGATCATGTAAGACAATTTGTGAAGCTAACATTGAAGGATCATTAAAGGCTTTTCCTTGATCTCCTACCAAATATCCCCCTCCAATATCGGAGTGAACACCGGGATAAACCACTTCTTCAATATCGGATATTTTGGGATAACGGCCATAATTATTACCATTAATATTTTTATTATTCACAGATGTATCTGCTTTATTTTTTTCATTCTCCCAATCTGAAGGCCGTCTTACTGTATCTAGAGGAAAACAGAAACGTTGCTCATGAGCAGAAACAAAATGGCGACAGCACTTAATAAAGTTAGGAAAGATTTTTTCACTGGGGAGTTGTTGAGTGCCATTTGCCCAATCCATATGACCTGAAAAGAAAGGTGCTAAATGCACTATACCCACAGAGGGCACCGTATCCAAAATACCAATAAATTCAACTTTTACATTAATACCACATAATTGCTGAGCGGGTTTATCAGCGCCTTCAGGGGTATCGAATAACTGTGTTACCCAATTAACAAAGGTTCTTGCTTCCGCCGCGCCACGTGAGAAACCGTAAACATAAAGTTTAATCGTTAAAGTTTTAGGTTTAAGTTGCAATCCTTCAATAATCTCTTTTTTATTAATTAGAGAATGGATAACCGCACGGCGACGATCTTTACCACTAATAGGGAGATATGTTGGAGTTGCCATATCTTTTAAGTAGATACGTAATTGAGTAAGTGTTAGCTCATCTAAGTTAGATGAAATGATTAATGTATTGGCTAACATTAATAATGCCCAATTAATACGATTTTCTCCCCCTGTTGCAAATATTAAGCCCATATTAGTAAAATTATATTCTGCTATTTCAGGGAAGGCAGTACCAACACCGGGCATATAATATTTAAAATATTCTCTTTGTTTTTTATCTGGGTTATTTTCATCTTCATACGTTGTTTCAAATAATCGCGTAATATTGGTGGCGGTTTTAGGCTCAGCCGCCATATCTTTTTCTCGATTATTATTGGTGCCATCAAAAAAGAAACTAATATGTAAATTTCGACAGCAGTTATTTTTTACACTAGCAAGGCTAGAGTTATGATTTCGTTTCTCTTCTTCTCGTGTTTTATAATTATTCTCTATTTGTTGCTGAGTTAATTCTAGTCGCCCATCATCTGGGAAATGATTAGGTACCCAAACTGGTTCTGCTTTTATTTCTTCAAACATACGGTGGGCTCCTTCATATTATGAGGTTCATTAATTGGGTATTCAGGATGACCATATCCTTTACAAGAGGTAGTGATTTTCACTTCATTACAAGGTAAGAAATGCACTTTGACGCTACAAGGTTCATCATATTGTGGGATTGGCACCCAAGTTTCGTGACTGGAGGTATTGTCGCGGAGTTGTTGTTTCCAGTGTTTATAGGCTTCTACTTGGCTAAATTTTGGAGGTGGTGGAAATTTGCTGGTATCGACAGTTTCCCATCGAATATGTGCGGTTAAATTAGGGCGCCATTTTTCGGGGATCATCACACAACAGACGGTTCCGCCAATACTGCCGTAACCCCCATTAATTGAAAAACCTGAAATTTCAAATTGAGTGTGGTTATAGCCTTGAAGTCCTGCTCCCAAGAGGGAGTTTTCTGGTTTTGTGCCCCAAGAGCCCGCATTAGCACAACCGGAAAGTAACAGAGAAATGATCAAGAGCATGGCAAGCTTAGGGTAAGTTTGCCAAAAGGTTATTTTTGGGGACATACGGTGGGCTCCTTCGTATTATGGGGTTCATTAATCGGGTATTCAGGATCACCATAGCTATAGCAAGAAGTGGTAATTTTCACCTCATTACAAGGTAAAAAATGAACATCGACACCACACACTTCTTTATCATATTGTGGGATTGGAACCCAAGCTTCGTGATAGGTCGTATAGCGGTCTAATTCTTTTTCCCAGTGATTATAGGCTTCGACTTGATCAAAATCAGGAGCAAGAGGTATTTTGCTTTTATCGAGTTTCTCCCACTTTATGTGAGCGATTAAATTAGGACGCCATTTTTCGGGGAGCATCACACAACAGACCGTACCGCCAATACTGCCATACCCTTTATTAATCGAAAAACCGGTAATACTGTATTGAGTGTGGTTATAGCCTTGAAGTCCTGCTCCCAAGAGGGAGTTTTCTGGTTTTGCGCCCCAAGAGCCCGCATTAGCACAACCGGAAAGTAACAGAGAAATGATCAAGAGCGTGGCAAGTTTAGGGTAAGTTTGCCAAATGGTTATTTTTGAGGACATACGGTGGGCTCCTTCATATTATGGGGTTCATTAATTGGGTATTCAGGATGACCATATCCTTTACAAGAGGTAGTGATTTTCACTTCATTACAAGGTAAGAAATGCACTTTGACGCTACAAGGTTCATCATATTGTGGGATAGGCACCCAAGCTTCATGACTGGAGGTATTATCGCGTAACTCTTGTTTCCAACGTTGATAAGCTTCTACTTGACTAAATTTAGGGGCAGGAGAGAGTTTATTTTTATCCACTTTATTCCATTGAATATGCGCGACTAAATTAGGACGCCATTTTTCGGGGATCATCACACAACAGACCGTGCCGCCAATACTGCCATAACCTTCATTAATCGAAAAACCGGTAATACTGTATTGAGTGTGGTTATAGCCTTGAAGACCTGCTCCCAAGAGGGCGTTTTCTGGTTTTGTGCCCCAAGAGCCCGCATTGGCACAACCGGAAAGTAACAGAGAAATGATCAAGAGCGTGGCAAGTTTAGGGTAAGTTTGCCAAATGGTTATTTTTGAGGACACACGGTGGGCTCCTTCATATTATGAGGCTCATTAATTGGGTATTCAGGATGACCATATCCTTTACAAGAGGTAGTGATTTTCACCTCATTACAAGGTAAGAAATGCACTTTGACACTACAAGGTTCATCATATTGTGGGATTGGCACCCAAGCTTCGTGATAGGTCGTATAGCGGTCTAATTCTTTTTCCCAGTGATTATAGGCTTCGACTTGATCAAAATCAGGAGCAAGAGGTATTTTGCTCTTATCGAGTTTCTCCCACTTTATGTGAGCGATTAAATTAGGGCGCCATTTTTCGGGGATCATCACACAACAGACGGTTCCGCCAATACTGCCATAACCTTCATTAATCGAAAAACCGGTAATACTGTATTGAGTGTGGTTATAGCCTTGAAGTCCTGCTCCCAAGAGGGCGTTTTCTGGTTTTGCGCCCCAAGAGCCCGCATTGGCACAACCGGAAAGTAACAGAGAAATGATCAAGAGCGTGGCAAGTTTAGGGTAAGTTTGCCAAATGGTTATTTTTGAGGACATACGGTGGGCTCCTTCATATTATGGGGTTCATTAATCGGGTATTCAGGATCACCATAGCTATAGCAAGAAGTGGTAATTTTCACCTCATTACAAGGTAAAAAATGAACATCGACACCACACACTTCTTTATCATATTGTGGGATGGGCACCCAAGCTTCATGACTGGAGGTATTATCGCGGAGTTGTTGCTCCCAGCGATTATAGGCTTCGACTTGGTCAAAATCAGGTGCTGGTGGAAATTTGCTGGTATCGACTTTTTTCCATCGAATATGTGCGGTTAAATTAGGGCGCCATTTTTCGGGGATCATCACACAACAGACGGTTCCGCCAATACTGCCGTAACCCCCATTAATTGAAAAACCTGAAATTTCAAATTGAGTATGGTTATAGCCTTGAAGCCCGGCTCCCAAGAGGGAGTTTTCTGGTTTTGCACCCCAAGAGCCCGCATTAGCACAACCGGAAAGTAACAGAGAAGAGGCGAGAACTAATAATATTATTTTTAATTTAATCATTTTATCCACTTTATTTTTATAAAATAAGAATGACATATAAATAATTAATTTATGATTTGATACTTATATTAGAAAGTGAACTTACTAAAGTACAACCACAAGCACAATGGTGCCCTTCTAATGCAACTGCTCTTTTATTTATTGTTGAATTTTTTGCGCCTTCAATAATTCTATTTTCACCATGCTTATTACAAATAACCTTATCGCCAACACAAGCAACAGACTTTCCATATGCTAAATAGCTTCCTGTAATCACTTTTCCACCATAAGGATTTAAAGTATCTCCGACTCTAATTATTTTTTTCATTTTATGTTCTTTTTAAGCGTGAATTTTAAAAATAGTAATCTGAGTGGGTTAATTATTAGAATAGTATTTGCGAACATATTCTTCTATTGTACCCAAATGGTCACTATTATTGGCTTGAATAGCAAGAGCATATAGATGGTTGAAATTTTCTTCTTGAGTTATCGATGTGTTATTAAATTCAGAATATGCTCTTAATTCCTCTGCATCACTTATACAGCCAATTTTATTAATTTGTTCATCGTTAAATTGCATTGTTGGAAAAGACTTATCTTCAATCTCTGGATGATAACTCCCTAATAACCAACTCATATCATTGTCTCTATCTAGCCAGCCCCAAATAAAAGTAATATCAGTGAATCTTTTTTTTTGCTCAGGTGTGAGAATATCTTTTACTAGTGTCGGAAATACCCGTGTATCATAAAAGCGAAGTAAGCAAGATTTAAAGCCCCATTCAATTTCTGCAAGAGAAAGTAGAAATGTAGATAACATATTAAATGGAAGAGGGGATGATGTTATTAATAATCGAGGCTCTGAATAAAGTAATTCAAATAGCTCTTCTAATAAGATTAAATGTGTACTTTTATTCCACTCAATACGAATAAGTAGAGGAGCTTGTTCTAAAAAACCTTCTTCCGGCATATTAGTGAAAAGAGAAAACCATCTAATATCATTATCCATCTTGATTAAAGCTGGAACGATGGGATTTTCTAACCCAGCTTGGTCAATAACAATATCGAGATAATCTAGATGTGTTTTTTCTGAGATCAATTTTAATTGTTTTATCCATTGATCCGTTATTTCTTTTGATGGGGATTGTAATGTATTATTCACGGATAGCGACTCCCATAGCATTTTCTTGGGCTTTCTTTAAACACTCTTTACAAACAGATTGAGGAAGGTCTG containing:
- a CDS encoding DUF3304 domain-containing protein: MSSKITIWQTYPKLATLLIISLLLSGCANAGSWGTKPENALLGAGLQGYNHTQYSITGFSINEGYGSIGGTVCCVMIPEKWRPNLVAHIQWNKVDKNKLSPAPKFSQVEAYQRWKQELRDNTSSHEAWVPIPQYDEPCSVKVHFLPCNEVKITTSCKGYGHPEYPINEPHNMKEPTVCPQK
- a CDS encoding PAAR domain-containing protein; the protein is MKKIIRVGDTLNPYGGKVITGSYLAYGKSVACVGDKVICNKHGENRIIEGAKNSTINKRAVALEGHHCACGCTLVSSLSNISIKS
- a CDS encoding DUF3304 domain-containing protein encodes the protein MSSKITIWQTYPKLATLLIISLLLSGCANAGSWGAKPENALLGAGLQGYNHTQYSITGFSINEGYGSIGGTVCCVMIPEKWRPNLIAHIKWEKLDKSKIPLAPDFDQVEAYNHWEKELDRYTTYHEAWVPIPQYDEPCSVKVHFLPCNEVKITTSCKGYGHPEYPINEPHNMKEPTVCPQK
- a CDS encoding DUF4123 domain-containing protein, which codes for MNNTLQSPSKEITDQWIKQLKLISEKTHLDYLDIVIDQAGLENPIVPALIKMDNDIRWFSLFTNMPEEGFLEQAPLLIRIEWNKSTHLILLEELFELLYSEPRLLITSSPLPFNMLSTFLLSLAEIEWGFKSCLLRFYDTRVFPTLVKDILTPEQKKRFTDITFIWGWLDRDNDMSWLLGSYHPEIEDKSFPTMQFNDEQINKIGCISDAEELRAYSEFNNTSITQEENFNHLYALAIQANNSDHLGTIEEYVRKYYSNN
- a CDS encoding DUF3304 domain-containing protein; translated protein: MIKLKIILLVLASSLLLSGCANAGSWGAKPENSLLGAGLQGYNHTQFEISGFSINGGYGSIGGTVCCVMIPEKWRPNLTAHIRWKKVDTSKFPPAPDFDQVEAYNRWEQQLRDNTSSHEAWVPIPQYDKEVCGVDVHFLPCNEVKITTSCYSYGDPEYPINEPHNMKEPTVCPQK